Genomic window (Dolosigranulum savutiense):
TATGCCGAACTGTTGCCGGAAGAAAAAGTCGAATATGTGAAGCAGTTTAAGAAAGAAGGGGCAACTATCTCGATGGCTGGTGACGGTGTGAACGATGCACCGGCGATTGCAACGGCTGATGTGGGCCTAGCGATGGGTGATGGCGGGACGGATGTGTCAATGGAGACTGCGGATGTTGTCTTAATGGCAGATAAACTACACCAATACGCTCATGCCTATTCCTTAGCCCATGCGACGATAAGCAATATGCGCCAAAATATTGCGATTGCACTTATCACTGTGGCAATCTTGCTCTCCGGCGTCCTATTCGGTGTGGTGAACTTATCAATCGGTATGTTAGTTCATGAAGGATCCGTGCTGTTGGTCATCTTGAATGCGATGCGCCTCATTAGATTTCAGCCCCGTATCGCCTAGCTCGTAACCACATACTTGATATAAATCAAGGCAACTGACGAATTTAAGCGATAAACTGTCACTATAATAAAGAAATGAAAGGGAGATACATGATGTCACAAGCAGTCTTACAATTAGAAACACTAACTTGTCCAACTTGCATTAAGAAAATTGAAAATGCCTTAAGTAAACAAGCGGGTGTCGAAAAGGTAAATGTCTTGTTCAATGCTAGCAAAGCGAAAGTGACGTTCTATGAAGAGGTAACGACTAAAGATGCGCTTGCCGAAGTTGTTGATAACTTAGGCTATGAAGTAGAATCTATCAGATAAAGTCATACAAAATAATAAGAAGGGCCCTGTCTAGTCATGATTTCTGTTGCTAGGCAGGGTCTTCTTATTGTAAACTAAGAAGGAAGCGTTTAATAATAGGAGGGATTCAGATGACACAAAAATATGCCGTGCTGACGGTGAGTGGTCAATCGAATGCAGTCGGATATGACGAGTCGCCGGTATATGAAAGGGGAGGTTACGCCCCGCATCCACGCTTGAAACAGTTGGGCTTATATGATGAGCATAACTTAACGATCATCCCGCTCACGTATAGTCCGGAAGATGTGCAAGATATGCGAGCATTCTCACATCCAAATACACCGGATAAACGGGGGACAAAAGGGATTCATTTACCGCTAGGCCATCTGTTATTGGAACAATTACCGGCCGATTACCAATTGTTGGTGATTCCGGTAGCTTACGGTGGGACGTACTTCGGCTCGGAGGAACATGGATTGGGCACCTATGACCCAGAGCAGATGCGTGATGTGAGACATTCACCGAAGTTGCGCTGGAGCGTGCAATCAAGTTATTACAAAATGCTCCGGGATCGACTTGAGTATGCGTTGAACTTGCATCCGGATAATGTGTATTTGGGTAATATTTGGATTCAGGGGGAGAGCGATGCCGCCAATCATACAGTGCGGGCTCAATTGGAAGGGTTCAAGGAGCTGTTGGATGATTTTGTGCAGTATTTTGACCAGCATTTCCCGGAACGCATGGGGGCAACCTCTTATCGCGATGTGTGGTTCAATGTGGAGTCGACTCATTACTGGAAGGAGCTCGACAGTTATCAAGCAATTTTGGCTCATTATCGACAGTTGCAGCCGGAGACGTATGTGGCGATTCCAGCTACGACCGATACGAATCAGTTCGCTGGAACCGGTGCAACTACGGATACTTTGACAGCCCATTTTGGGAATAATGCGTACGAAACCGTCATTGCTCCCCGGGTTTATGCGAAGATGAAAGCGGCCGGTGTATTTGCTGGACTATTCGAATGTTGTAAGAGGGAAGAAGCGATTTATCGGAGAAGCGAGCTATAGATAAGACATATCTTTGCAGGGGATGTTGTATTACCGGGCAAAAAAATATATACTGATGATAAGAGGTGAGTTGATGGGAGATTTGACAAAAGGAACACCGTTGAAGCAGATTGTACTGTTTTCGGTGCCGTTGATTATTGGAAATTTATTTCAGATGTTATATAGTGTGATGGATACGTTAATTGTCGGGCGTACGCTAGGGGTTAAGGCACTTGGCGGTATTGGAGTAGCTGGGAGTGTCATGTTTTTGATTTTAGGCTTCTCACAAGGTTTTACTGCGGGGTTGACGATTCCACTGGCACAAGCTTACGGCGCACGTGATTATTCAAAAGTTCGCCGTAGTGTGTTGATTAGTTGGAGTTTTTGTGTGGGGATAGCGGTAATACTTACGGGACTTAGCTTGACGATGTTGCCTCATTTATTGCGGTGGATGAATACACCGGATGAGTTGTATCAATTTACCTATCAGTATTTGCAAATTATTTTATCGTTTATTATTGTGCCTATTTTTTTCAACTTATTAAGTAATATGATGCGAGCGTTAGGAGATAGTCGGACCCCGCTGTATTTTTTAATTGTAGCGACGGTAATGAACATTATTCTCGATTATACCTTGATTGTCTATGTTGGGATGGGAATCCGTGGTGCAGCAGTGGCGACGGTTTTCTCGCAATTCTTAGCGGCAAGTTTATGTTGGATAGCGATTACCCAGAAGCTCCGTATTATTCGACCGCATCTGAATTTTGGCGAGATGCGGTGGACAGAAGTGACGTACCATGCGTATATTGCTTTTCCGATGGCGTTTCAAGTCTCGATTATTGCCATTGGAGCCACCGCAATTACAGTGGCATTGAACAATATTGGAGCGTTAGCTGTAGCTAGTTATGTGGCTGCGCAAAGAGCCGATGATATTGTCATCTTAGTTTTGATGTCATTCGGTGTAGCGATGGCCACCTATGCTGGACAAAATTTCGGTGCTGAAAAATATGACCGTATCCGCGAAGGGGTTAAGCAAATCTCAATCTTATCGGTTTCTATTTCGATCTGTTTCGGGGTAGTCCTTCTTCTCTTTGGGGATTCGGTTGTGACCATTTTTGTTAGTGGTCAGCCGGATCCACAGATGCTGGAGTATGGACGACAATATTTCTTAATGGTAGCTCCGTTTTATAGTTTGTTATCATTGTTATTCATATACCGGAATACATTGCAAGGAATCGGGAATAGTCGCGTGCCAGTTATTGGTGGGATGATGGAATTGGTGATGCGAGTAGGCGCAGCGTTTATATTGAGTCAAGTGATTGGATTTTACGGACTAGCTATCTCAAGTCCGCTAGCGTGGATGGGGGCAGTTATTCCCCTGGCTTGGACGTACCACCGAGTAAAAGATGATCTAGCCAGTGTCAAGCAAAAAAAGGAAACGAACTCAATACCACCTACCATTGATTAATGGTAGAACGTGCAGTGATTCGACCTATATAATGTAGAAACTATTTTAGATTAATAGCTAGGGAGGAAATAAGCCATGTTAGAAAATGTAAAACAAATTGCAGAAAAGAACCGAGCGTTACTAGAGGAGTATTTACGCTTGGAGTCGGTCTCGGCGCAAGGGCGACAGATGATAGAGACGGCAGAGATGGTGGCTCGAATAATTACCGATAAAGGCGGACGGGCTGAGCTTTTGTACTTAGCTGACACGGAAGCTCCGCCTATTGTGTACGGTGAATTTTCAGCTGGACCAGGAGGAAATGCAGAGAAGACGTTGCTGTTCTATAATCATTATGATGTGCAACCAGAAGATCCACTCGAAGAATGGCAGACAGATCCTTTTGTGCCAACAGAACGGGAGGGGAAGCTGTATTGTCGTGGCGTGTCGGATAATAAGGCGAATTTCATTGCGCGGATTAATGCGATTGAGTATTACTTGGGGCAAGAAGGCGGTCTGCCATGCAATGTGAAGTTCTTGTTGGAAGGGGAAGAAGAGATTGGAAGCCCCCATATTGAGGCCTACTTAGCCCAATATACAGATAAATTTGCAGCGGATGCTTGTATTTGGGAATCAGGCGGGAAGGATGCTGCTGAACGGATGGAATTAGCTTGTGGGGTGAAGGGGATTGCGTACTTCGATCTAGCGGTACGCACGGCGACGACGGATATTCACTCATCGAATGCAGCCGTGATCGATAATGCAGCGTGGCGACTAACCCAAGCATTAGCTAGTATGCGGAATGCCGACAATGAGATTCTTATCGATGGGTTTTATGACTTAATGATTGAACCGACCGACTTGGAATATGACGTATTGGCGAAGATGCCATTTGATCGCCAGGCTTTACGAGACACATATGGTGTGAAGGGGCCCTTTATTACAGATAACTTACCTTATTCCGAAAAAGAAGCCCTCATCTTCTATCCAACGTTGACTATCAGTGGCTTGCTTTCAGGTTATGGTGGTAGTGGGGCAAAAACCGTCCTGCCCGCTCAAGCAAAAGCGAAGTTAGATGTTCGCTTAGTACCGGGATATAGTCCAGAAGCAGTTGAACAATTGTTGCGCCAGCACTTAGATAAGCATGGGTTCCGGGATGTTGAACTAACTCGAGTCGCCGGTGTGATGCCGTTTAGAACAGACTTGAGCTCACCATTTATTGGAGTTGTCACTAGAGCAGCGCAGAAGACATATGGGGAGGAATCCGTTGTCGTAATGCCGAACTCGGCTGGAACGGGCCCAATGTACTCCTTTGGTCGGTATCTGAATGTACCCATTGTCGGTAGTGGCACGGAGTACTATAACTCTGCCCCACATGCTCCGAATGAACATATCCGCCTAACAGATTACTATCAAGGGATTCAGCACATGATTTATCTGTTGGCTGGGTTTGGTCAATAAAACATATACATTCATTATAGGAATTAATCACTTCTTTTAAAAATATGAAATCACCAATGTTGAAAATAGTTGAGGCAGCATGCTCCTATCCCATTCGTTATTCATTAGATAGGAGCAAATATCTTTCAAACACCGGCTAATTAATAATCAATAGCGAGAAGAATACCTAGCTTAGAATTAAAACCAAGAATTTTTTAATATCCGCTTGACAAATTCCATCATATAAAATATAATATAAGAGTTGCTAGTTCACTTAGTTGTGATTGGTGACCATTTATTAGTTGCAAGCGAGAGAACAGTGGAAAAATATTTTTTTAAAAAACTCTTGCATTTCATCTAAACGTCTAGTATAATTAATAAATGTCTTAAGCATTACGCCGACTTAGCTCAGTTGGTAGAGCAACTGATTTGTAATCAGTGGGTCGAGGGTTCAAATCCTTTAGTCGGCATCAATAGAATAAATTGCGGAAGTAGTTCAGTGGTAGAACATCACCTTGCCAAGGTGGGGGTCGCGGGTTCGAATCCCGTCTTCCGCTTAATAAGAAGAAAAACTTATTAAGCAATATGCCTGGGTGGCGGAATTGGTAGACGCACAGGACTTAAAATCCTGCGGGTGGTTGCACCCGTGCCGGTTCGACTCCGGCCCTAGGTACTTAGCATATGCACCCATAGCTCAATTGGATAGAGTACTTGACTACGAATCAAGCGGTTAGAGGTTCGACTCCTCTTGGGTGCGTTTTAGGACTTGACATGGATACGCAAACATGGTATAATAATCTTTGTCGGTGAAAAACGGGAAGTGGCTCAGCTTGGTAGAGCACCTGGTTTGGGACTAGGGGGTCGCAGGTTCGAATCCTGTCTTCCCGATATAAGAATCAATATTCATGGCGGCGTAGCTCAGCTGGCGAGAGCGTACGGTTCATACCCGTGAGGTCGGGGGTTCGATCCCCTCCGCCGCTATACAACCTATGAAGGCTCGGACCTTTAGCTCAGTTGGTTAGAGCTGACGGCTCATAACCGTCCGGTCGCAGGTTCGAGTCCTGCAAGGTCCATTCAGTTATTCTGAAAATAGGATTGATTTTAATAAATATACTTAATTAAATTGCGGGTGTAGTTTAGTGGTAAAACCACAGCCTTCCAAGCTGTTGTCGGGAGTTCGATTCTCCTCACCCGCTTTACAATTGGGCCTGTAGCTCAGCTGGTTAGAGCGCACCCCTGATAAGGGTGAGGTCGGTGGTTCGAGTCCACTCAGGCCCATGAATTAATTTAATATGGCCCCTTGGTCAAGTGGTTAAGACATCGCCCTTTCACGGCGGTATCACGGGTTCGAATCCCGTAGGGGTCATTTGTTTATAATGGAGGATTACCCAAGTCCGGCTGAAGGGAACGGTCTTGAAAACCGTCAGGCGTGTCAAAGCGTGCGGGAGTTCGAATCTCCCATCCTCCTTTTTCAAAAATATTATTATCGCGGGGTAGAGCAGTTGGTAGCTCGTCGGGCTCATAACCCGGAGGTCGTTGGTTCGAATCCTTCCCCCGCAATTATTCTTAATATGATGGTCCCGTAGTGGAGCGGTTTAACACGCCTCCCTGTCACGGAGGAGATCGCCGGTTCAAATCCGGTCGGGATCGTAGATTTGGCGCTGTAGCTCAGTTGGTAGAGCAACGGATTGAAGCTCCGTGTGTCGGCAGTTCGACTCTGTCCAGCGCCATGATCAACTTAATATTCTGGAGGGATAGCGAAGTGGCCAAACGCAGCGGACTGTAAATCCGTTCCTTCGGGTTCGAAGGTTCAAATCCTTCTCCCTCCATATTAGGGGTATAGTTTAATGGCAAAACAACGGTCTCCAAAACCGTTGATGTGGGTTCGACTCCTGCTACCCCTGTTGCAGTAATGGCGAATGTGGTGAAGTGGTTAACACATCGGTTTGTGGAACCGACATTCGCGGGTTCGATCCCCGTCATTCGCCCTTCTTTTTAAATAATATTGGGCTATGGCCAAGCGGTAAGGCAACGGTTTTTGGTACCGTCATTCCCAGGTTCGAATCCTGGTAGCCCAGTTTATAATATTGGCGCGGTAGCCAAGTGGTAAGGCCGGGGTCTGCAAAACCCCTATTCGTCGGTTCAAATCCGATCCGTGCCTCTTGTACTGCAATTTATAAAAGAATAAAGCCGGCATGGCGGAACTGGCAGACGCGCTGGACTCAAAATCCAGTGTCCGTTAAGGACGTATCGGTTCGACCCCGATTGCCGGTATTACAAAATTAATTTAAATTAATTTTGTAAAAACACTTGACATCACATTTTGCAAATGATACAATAGTTGATGTTGTTGTCAAAGGAGAAAAAATAAATTTAAAATAATTTAAATTTTCTCTTGACAAAGTAAATTACCGATGATACAATGGTAAATGTCGCTGTTAAATAATAAAGAGCGACGGCATAGATCTTTGAAAACTGAACAAAAGAATACAACCAAGATGTGCAAGGGTCTCTGGTTCAATCGAATCAGGACAATTCATATTTTTGTAAGTTTTAGAAAAACTTATACTTTAAATTGAGCTATTCAAACATGTGTGGCTATACGCCACCTCATTTAACATGAGAGTTTGATCTTGGCTCAGGACGAACGCTGGCGGCATGCCTAATACATGCAAGTCGAACGATGACGTCACTGCTTGCAGTGACTGATTAGTGGCGAACGGGTGAGTAACACGTGAGGAACTTGCCCATGAGCGGGGGACAACATTCGGAAACGGATGCTAATACCCCATAGGTGGATTGGTCGCATGACGAATTCATTAAAGGTGGCTCTGCTACCACTCATGGATAGCCTCGCGGCGTATTAGCTAGTTGGTAAGGTAATGGCTTACCAAGGCAGTGATACGTAGCCGACTTGAGAGGGTGATCGGCCACACTGGGACTGAGACACGGCCCAGACTCCTACGGGAGGCAGCAGTAGGGAATCTTCCACAATGGGTGCAAACCTGATGGAGCAATGCCGCGTGAGTGAAGA
Coding sequences:
- a CDS encoding heavy metal-associated domain-containing protein, which gives rise to MSQAVLQLETLTCPTCIKKIENALSKQAGVEKVNVLFNASKAKVTFYEEVTTKDALAEVVDNLGYEVESIR
- a CDS encoding MATE family efflux transporter, with protein sequence MGDLTKGTPLKQIVLFSVPLIIGNLFQMLYSVMDTLIVGRTLGVKALGGIGVAGSVMFLILGFSQGFTAGLTIPLAQAYGARDYSKVRRSVLISWSFCVGIAVILTGLSLTMLPHLLRWMNTPDELYQFTYQYLQIILSFIIVPIFFNLLSNMMRALGDSRTPLYFLIVATVMNIILDYTLIVYVGMGIRGAAVATVFSQFLAASLCWIAITQKLRIIRPHLNFGEMRWTEVTYHAYIAFPMAFQVSIIAIGATAITVALNNIGALAVASYVAAQRADDIVILVLMSFGVAMATYAGQNFGAEKYDRIREGVKQISILSVSISICFGVVLLLFGDSVVTIFVSGQPDPQMLEYGRQYFLMVAPFYSLLSLLFIYRNTLQGIGNSRVPVIGGMMELVMRVGAAFILSQVIGFYGLAISSPLAWMGAVIPLAWTYHRVKDDLASVKQKKETNSIPPTID
- a CDS encoding M20/M25/M40 family metallo-hydrolase, encoding MLENVKQIAEKNRALLEEYLRLESVSAQGRQMIETAEMVARIITDKGGRAELLYLADTEAPPIVYGEFSAGPGGNAEKTLLFYNHYDVQPEDPLEEWQTDPFVPTEREGKLYCRGVSDNKANFIARINAIEYYLGQEGGLPCNVKFLLEGEEEIGSPHIEAYLAQYTDKFAADACIWESGGKDAAERMELACGVKGIAYFDLAVRTATTDIHSSNAAVIDNAAWRLTQALASMRNADNEILIDGFYDLMIEPTDLEYDVLAKMPFDRQALRDTYGVKGPFITDNLPYSEKEALIFYPTLTISGLLSGYGGSGAKTVLPAQAKAKLDVRLVPGYSPEAVEQLLRQHLDKHGFRDVELTRVAGVMPFRTDLSSPFIGVVTRAAQKTYGEESVVVMPNSAGTGPMYSFGRYLNVPIVGSGTEYYNSAPHAPNEHIRLTDYYQGIQHMIYLLAGFGQ